A window of Blastomonas sp. SL216 contains these coding sequences:
- a CDS encoding DUF192 domain-containing protein has protein sequence MVTRFCGAMLATLALVACNASAPSDAVAQRPAAEKAALSPAGLDLVPLTIKSGGKTHSFTVEMARSSQEQAQGLMFRTELAPDAGMLFPFPTPKPASFWMKNTVIPLDLLFVRADGTVESIAANAVPYSLDPISSGEPVAAVLEIAGGRAAELGIKPGDTVTWRDKR, from the coding sequence ATGGTGACGAGATTCTGCGGGGCGATGCTGGCGACGCTGGCGCTGGTGGCGTGCAATGCCTCTGCGCCCAGCGATGCGGTGGCGCAGCGCCCGGCGGCTGAAAAGGCTGCCCTGTCGCCTGCCGGGCTCGATCTGGTGCCGCTGACCATCAAGAGCGGCGGCAAGACGCACAGCTTTACCGTCGAGATGGCGCGCAGCTCGCAGGAACAGGCGCAGGGCCTGATGTTCCGCACCGAGCTTGCCCCCGATGCGGGCATGCTCTTTCCCTTCCCGACGCCCAAGCCCGCCAGCTTCTGGATGAAGAACACCGTCATCCCGCTCGATCTGCTGTTCGTGCGCGCCGATGGCACCGTCGAGAGCATCGCTGCCAATGCGGTGCCCTATTCGCTCGACCCGATCAGCTCGGGCGAACCGGTCGCTGCGGTGCTGGAAATTGCCGGCGGCCGGGCTGCCGAGCTGGGGATCAAGCCCGGCGATACCGTCACCTGGCGCGACAAGCGCTGA
- a CDS encoding RecX family transcriptional regulator, with translation MTPPDRQRKREKRPPKPLDEQTLKDLALHYLGRFATTRARLVHYLQRKVRERGWAGERPPDCEAIADRCAELGYVDDAGFAAMKSGALLRRGYGARRVEQALVAAGVGEAERAPAREAGRDQAGAAALAFARRKRIGPFATGPADPDRRQKQLQAFIRAGHDFALARALVFADSMEEIAGLDEQFGRDQW, from the coding sequence ATGACCCCTCCCGATCGCCAACGCAAGCGCGAAAAACGCCCGCCCAAGCCGCTCGACGAGCAGACGCTGAAGGATCTGGCGCTGCATTATCTGGGGCGATTTGCGACCACACGGGCGCGGCTGGTGCACTATCTGCAGCGCAAGGTGCGCGAGCGCGGCTGGGCCGGTGAACGCCCACCCGATTGCGAGGCGATCGCCGATCGCTGCGCCGAGCTTGGCTATGTCGACGATGCCGGATTTGCCGCGATGAAGAGCGGCGCGCTGCTGCGCCGGGGCTATGGCGCGCGGCGGGTGGAGCAGGCCCTGGTCGCAGCCGGTGTCGGCGAGGCGGAGCGCGCACCCGCGCGTGAGGCGGGGCGGGATCAGGCTGGTGCGGCCGCGCTGGCCTTTGCCCGGCGCAAGCGCATCGGCCCGTTCGCCACAGGGCCTGCCGATCCCGACCGCAGGCAGAAGCAATTGCAGGCGTTTATCCGCGCCGGCCATGATTTTGCGCTCGCCCGCGCCCTTGTTTTCGCCGATAGCATGGAGGAGATAGCGGGGCTGGACGAGCAATTCGGGAGAGACCAATGGTGA
- a CDS encoding ATP-binding protein, which produces MIPTAAPQVTDAVRRNMALLIQLRWLAVGGQLFTILLVHGPMDIALPLAPLIAAISLLVFINIVTLYMLHRFDAGLEYALFTALMFDIAALTWQLHFTGGLANPFAALFLLQVVIGAMVLRPAASWAMVAASLGALAVLAIDPVPLTLPPELQDEEFSLYLQGSFVCFGLIAVLLVAFVTRIARNLRERDAALAAIRQRAAEEDHIVRMGLLASGAAHELGTPLATLSVLVNDFRAMPELEAVADLSADLDDMENAVQRCKTIVSGILMSAGEARGEAPERTTMRAFLRDIADEWRVTRGLDTLEYHDRFGQDVAIVSDPALRQVIGNVIDNAVDVSPQWVSIRAARQGDALELTVIDKGPGFAPEILEGLGKPYRSTKGKPGGGLGLFLLVNVMRKLGGEVRAGNREHGGAEVTIWLPLDAIAYPAGVRT; this is translated from the coding sequence ATGATCCCCACCGCCGCACCCCAGGTCACCGATGCCGTACGGCGCAACATGGCGCTGCTCATCCAGCTGCGCTGGCTGGCTGTCGGCGGCCAGCTGTTCACCATCCTGCTCGTCCACGGGCCGATGGACATCGCGCTGCCGCTGGCGCCGCTGATCGCCGCCATCTCGCTGCTCGTGTTCATCAACATCGTCACGCTGTACATGCTCCACCGGTTCGATGCGGGGCTGGAATATGCGCTGTTCACGGCCTTGATGTTCGATATCGCGGCGCTGACCTGGCAGCTGCATTTCACCGGCGGCCTCGCCAATCCGTTCGCGGCCCTGTTCCTGCTGCAGGTGGTGATCGGCGCGATGGTGCTGCGGCCCGCCGCGTCCTGGGCGATGGTTGCCGCATCGCTCGGCGCGCTCGCAGTGCTGGCGATCGATCCCGTGCCGCTCACCCTGCCGCCCGAATTGCAGGACGAGGAATTCAGCCTGTACCTGCAGGGCAGCTTCGTGTGCTTCGGGCTGATCGCGGTGTTGCTGGTCGCCTTCGTCACCCGGATCGCCCGAAACTTGCGCGAACGCGATGCCGCGCTCGCCGCGATCCGCCAGCGCGCGGCGGAAGAGGACCATATCGTGCGCATGGGCCTGCTCGCCTCGGGCGCGGCGCACGAACTGGGCACGCCGCTCGCCACGCTGTCGGTGCTGGTCAACGACTTTCGCGCGATGCCCGAACTGGAGGCCGTGGCCGATCTTTCCGCCGATCTCGACGACATGGAAAATGCGGTGCAGCGCTGCAAGACGATCGTCAGCGGCATCCTGATGTCGGCAGGCGAGGCGCGCGGCGAAGCGCCCGAGCGCACCACGATGCGCGCGTTCCTGCGCGATATCGCCGACGAATGGCGGGTGACGCGCGGGCTCGACACGCTCGAATATCACGACCGGTTCGGCCAGGATGTCGCGATCGTCTCCGACCCTGCGCTGCGCCAGGTGATCGGCAATGTCATCGACAATGCGGTCGATGTCTCGCCGCAATGGGTGAGCATCCGCGCCGCGCGCCAGGGCGATGCGCTGGAGCTCACGGTGATCGACAAGGGGCCGGGCTTTGCCCCCGAAATCCTGGAGGGCCTGGGCAAGCCGTACCGGTCGACCAAGGGCAAGCCCGGCGGCGGACTTGGCCTGTTTCTGCTGGTCAACGTGATGCGCAAGCTGGGCGGAGAGGTGCGTGCGGGCAATCGCGAGCATGGCGGGGCAGAAGTCACCATATGGCTGCCATTGGACGCCATCGCCTATCCAGCCGGAGTGCGGACATGA
- a CDS encoding response regulator transcription factor yields the protein MTTDRHLLIVEDDETFARTLRRSFERRGYTVSSASSHDGLKLLLDEGLVPTHAVIDLKLAGSASGLTCVPAVRAAAPLARIVVLTGFASIATAVEAIKLGADHYLAKPSNTDDIEAAFARTEGDADTALDTRQSSIKTVEWEHIHQTLVDTGFNVSETARRLGMHRRTLARKLEKRQVR from the coding sequence ATGACCACGGACCGTCATTTGCTGATCGTCGAGGATGACGAAACCTTCGCCCGAACGCTCCGCCGGTCGTTCGAGCGGCGCGGCTATACCGTGTCTTCTGCATCGAGCCACGATGGCCTCAAGCTGCTGCTGGACGAGGGGCTGGTGCCCACGCACGCGGTGATCGACCTCAAGCTGGCGGGAAGCGCCTCGGGCCTGACCTGCGTTCCGGCGGTGCGTGCAGCAGCGCCTCTCGCGCGCATCGTGGTGCTGACCGGCTTTGCGAGCATCGCCACCGCTGTCGAGGCGATAAAGCTGGGCGCCGACCATTATCTCGCCAAGCCATCGAACACCGACGATATCGAAGCCGCCTTCGCGCGCACCGAAGGCGATGCCGACACCGCGCTCGACACCCGCCAGTCGTCGATCAAGACGGTCGAATGGGAGCATATCCACCAGACGCTGGTCGATACCGGCTTCAACGTCTCCGAAACCGCACGGCGGCTGGGCATGCACCGGCGGACATTGGCGCGAAAGCTGGAGAAGCGGCAGGTGCGGTGA
- a CDS encoding SURF1 family protein: MTRARPAARVVLVVALLALALTGFALSAWQVQRRAWKHALIEAVESRSTAAPVPAPGPATWPRISQDRDAYRRVTITGRFAHDRETLVQAVTERGGGYWVLTPLVGDRFTVLVNRGFVPPEKRDPKTRVQGISSAPVTVTGLLRITEPEGGFLRSNDAKANRWYSRDIAAIAAARRLDRTAPYFIDADAAPNAGGYPVGGLTVIRFSDNHAVYALTWLALALGCLFGAKLVWQRR, encoded by the coding sequence GTGACCCGGGCCCGGCCAGCCGCGCGGGTCGTGCTGGTCGTTGCGCTGCTGGCCCTTGCGCTGACCGGCTTTGCCCTGAGCGCCTGGCAGGTCCAGCGGCGCGCGTGGAAACATGCACTGATCGAGGCGGTGGAGAGCCGCAGCACCGCAGCGCCGGTGCCCGCGCCCGGCCCCGCCACCTGGCCGCGCATCAGCCAGGATCGCGATGCCTATCGGCGCGTGACCATCACCGGGCGCTTTGCCCATGACCGCGAGACGCTGGTCCAGGCGGTGACCGAGCGCGGCGGCGGCTATTGGGTGCTCACCCCGCTGGTGGGCGATCGCTTCACGGTGCTCGTCAATCGCGGCTTCGTGCCTCCCGAAAAACGCGACCCGAAGACGCGGGTGCAAGGCATTTCATCGGCACCGGTCACCGTCACTGGCCTGCTGCGCATCACCGAGCCCGAGGGCGGCTTTCTGCGCTCCAACGACGCCAAGGCTAACCGCTGGTATTCGCGCGATATTGCTGCGATCGCTGCCGCGCGACGCCTGGATCGCACCGCGCCCTATTTCATCGATGCCGATGCCGCGCCCAATGCGGGCGGCTATCCGGTCGGCGGGCTGACCGTGATCCGCTTCAGCGACAATCACGCCGTCTATGCCCTTACCTGGCTGGCGCTCGCGCTTGGGTGCCTGTTCGGCGCAAAGCTGGTATGGCAGCGGCGATGA
- a CDS encoding type II toxin-antitoxin system ParD family antitoxin, which translates to MISADLGQTLESFVASLVEQGRYNSKSEVLREGVRLIQEREARLAALDIAIAQGLEDANAGKLKLADEVFARLEARYGAMPDRQV; encoded by the coding sequence ATGATCAGTGCCGATCTGGGTCAGACGCTGGAGAGCTTCGTCGCCTCGCTGGTGGAACAGGGCCGTTACAATTCCAAAAGCGAGGTGCTGCGCGAAGGTGTCCGCCTGATTCAGGAGCGAGAGGCACGGCTGGCCGCGCTCGACATCGCGATTGCCCAGGGGCTGGAGGATGCCAATGCAGGCAAGCTCAAACTGGCCGATGAAGTATTTGCCCGGCTGGAAGCGCGCTACGGCGCGATGCCGGACCGCCAGGTATGA
- a CDS encoding fatty acyl-AMP ligase produces MMQLQPTPTADALERRFADFATLGDALDYAALGQRGFNFHDPRGTLVRPYPYSELRTDALAHALRLMARGVKPEDRIAIVAETGAEFASLFFGAVYAGAWPVPLPLPTSFGGKESYVEQLSVQLRSSDPKFLFYPAELAEMGGEAAKRCGVEGVDWESFAAEAAPQTDLPSASPEDICYLQYSSGSTRFPHGVAVTHAALLSNLAAHSHGMHVCETDRCISWLPWYHDMGLVGCMLSMVANQVSTDYLKTEDFARRPLAWLDLISRNPGTSCSYSPTFGYDICARRIGSQSRVEERFDLSRWRLAGNGADMIRPDVMQAFVNAFAPAGFKASAFLPSYGLAEATLAVTLMPPGEGIVVDLVEEQRLSGAPVDASKPKRYRSIVNCGKACRGMSIEIRDGDGRVLADREIGKVWTAGPSIMHSYFRDPEATEACLVDGWLDTGDMGYMVDGYLYIVGRAKDMIIINGKNHWPQDIEWAVEQLPGFKSGDIAAFSITTPAGEEAPAVLVQCRTTDEAERRRLRDEIREKVRSITGMNCVIELVPPRTLPRTSSGKLSRAKARNLYLSGEIQPYELAA; encoded by the coding sequence ATGATGCAATTGCAGCCGACTCCCACCGCCGATGCGCTTGAGCGCCGGTTCGCCGATTTCGCGACGCTGGGCGATGCGCTCGATTACGCGGCGCTTGGGCAACGCGGGTTCAACTTCCACGATCCGCGCGGCACGCTGGTGCGGCCCTATCCCTATAGCGAACTGCGCACCGACGCGCTGGCGCATGCGCTGCGGCTGATGGCACGCGGCGTGAAGCCGGAAGATCGGATCGCGATCGTCGCCGAAACCGGCGCGGAATTCGCCTCGCTGTTCTTCGGCGCGGTCTATGCCGGGGCCTGGCCGGTCCCGCTGCCGCTGCCCACCAGCTTTGGCGGCAAGGAAAGCTATGTCGAGCAGCTCAGCGTCCAGCTGCGCTCCAGCGATCCCAAATTTCTGTTCTACCCTGCCGAACTGGCGGAAATGGGTGGCGAGGCGGCCAAGCGCTGCGGTGTCGAGGGCGTGGATTGGGAGAGCTTCGCAGCCGAAGCCGCTCCGCAAACCGATCTGCCGAGCGCCAGCCCCGAAGATATCTGCTATCTGCAATATTCGAGCGGATCGACCCGCTTCCCGCACGGCGTGGCAGTCACCCATGCCGCGCTGCTGAGCAATCTGGCGGCGCATTCGCACGGCATGCACGTGTGCGAGACCGACCGCTGCATCTCGTGGCTGCCCTGGTACCATGACATGGGCCTAGTCGGCTGCATGCTGTCGATGGTCGCCAATCAGGTCTCGACCGATTATCTGAAGACCGAGGATTTCGCGCGCCGTCCGCTAGCCTGGCTCGACCTGATCAGCCGCAACCCCGGCACCTCGTGCAGCTATTCGCCGACCTTCGGCTATGACATCTGCGCGCGCCGCATCGGCAGCCAGTCGCGGGTCGAGGAACGCTTCGACCTGTCGCGCTGGCGGCTCGCGGGCAATGGCGCGGACATGATCCGCCCCGATGTCATGCAGGCGTTCGTCAACGCGTTTGCTCCTGCGGGCTTCAAGGCGAGTGCCTTCCTGCCCAGCTATGGCCTGGCTGAAGCGACGCTGGCGGTGACGCTGATGCCGCCGGGCGAAGGCATTGTCGTCGATCTGGTCGAGGAACAGCGCCTGTCGGGCGCGCCGGTCGATGCCAGCAAGCCCAAGCGGTACCGCTCGATCGTCAATTGCGGCAAGGCGTGCCGGGGCATGTCGATCGAGATCCGCGATGGCGATGGCCGCGTGCTCGCTGACCGCGAAATCGGCAAGGTGTGGACCGCTGGTCCCTCGATCATGCACAGCTATTTCCGGGATCCCGAGGCGACCGAGGCGTGCCTGGTCGATGGCTGGCTGGATACCGGCGACATGGGCTATATGGTCGATGGCTATCTGTACATTGTCGGCCGCGCCAAGGACATGATCATCATCAACGGCAAGAACCACTGGCCGCAGGACATCGAATGGGCGGTGGAGCAGCTGCCCGGGTTCAAGTCCGGCGACATTGCCGCCTTCTCGATCACCACGCCTGCAGGTGAAGAGGCACCCGCCGTGCTGGTCCAGTGCCGCACCACCGACGAGGCCGAACGACGCCGTCTGCGCGACGAAATCCGCGAAAAGGTGCGTTCGATCACCGGCATGAACTGCGTGATCGAACTGGTGCCGCCACGCACGCTGCCGCGCACCTCGTCGGGCAAATTGAGCCGCGCCAAGGCCCGCAACCTGTATCTCTCGGGCGAGATCCAGCCCTACGAACTGGCGGCCTGA
- a CDS encoding DUF1449 family protein — protein sequence MLDFLLASQNTPFASAIVLMLLIGGLQAAGLGDLDTDSDLGDAASDGLLALLGLGRLPLLLWLALFLMIFGVIGYAGQQFWQALTGSLASAWLAAPVAAAVSLPFTGAGSRLLARIMPQDETTAVAVDSLVGRFATIQTGTARPGSPARARVTDVHGHPHFVMVEPDNADQVLHEGEEILLVRREGETFKAISRGGHFLPGL from the coding sequence ATGCTCGACTTCCTGCTCGCCAGCCAGAACACGCCTTTTGCTTCCGCCATCGTGCTGATGTTGCTGATCGGCGGGCTGCAGGCCGCAGGGCTCGGCGATCTCGACACCGATAGCGACCTTGGCGATGCGGCAAGCGATGGCCTGCTGGCACTGCTGGGGCTGGGCCGCCTGCCTTTGCTGCTCTGGCTCGCACTGTTCCTGATGATATTCGGCGTGATCGGCTATGCCGGCCAGCAATTCTGGCAGGCGCTGACCGGAAGCCTCGCCAGCGCCTGGCTCGCCGCACCCGTCGCCGCCGCCGTCTCGCTGCCCTTTACCGGCGCAGGATCGCGCCTGCTGGCCCGGATCATGCCGCAGGACGAAACCACCGCCGTCGCGGTTGATTCACTCGTCGGCCGCTTCGCCACCATCCAGACCGGCACCGCCCGCCCCGGCTCCCCGGCCCGCGCGCGCGTCACCGACGTGCACGGCCACCCGCATTTCGTGATGGTCGAACCGGATAACGCCGATCAGGTGCTGCATGAGGGCGAAGAAATATTGCTGGTCCGCCGCGAGGGCGAGACGTTCAAGGCGATCAGCAGGGGTGGGCATTTTCTGCCGGGGTTGTGA
- a CDS encoding toxic anion resistance protein → MATQTAIADKKLTLEAPDPVPVVTAAEATGLVPVSEEVKSKLDEKVDGFISDLVAQDVNSPEFGKRVDQITNMGRKEITDAAGQSNRFLDRPVRAMDNDNSVGANLAQLRRTVEDLDPGKKGDLFTRKKIFGIIPFGNKMRDYFDSYKSSQGHIQSILGSLQSGKDELLMDNAAIDVERQNLWAAMGKLEQMIHVSKTLDARLEAKAAELEMTDPAKAKAIKETALFYVRQRTQDLLTQMAVTVQGYLALDLVKKNNVELVKGVDRASTTTVAALRTAVTVAQALVGQKLVLDQITALNTTTANIIDSTGTMLKEQTAKIHEQAASATIPVETLQRAFQNIYDTMDNIDTFKVKALDSMKTTVDTLSKEVEKSKGYIARAEGASQGGSSGASSGPSLLSSLEA, encoded by the coding sequence ATGGCGACGCAAACTGCGATTGCGGACAAGAAACTGACGCTGGAGGCGCCCGATCCGGTGCCTGTCGTCACCGCAGCCGAGGCCACCGGGCTGGTGCCCGTGTCCGAAGAGGTGAAATCCAAGCTCGACGAGAAGGTCGACGGCTTCATCAGCGATCTGGTCGCGCAGGACGTCAACTCGCCCGAATTCGGCAAGCGCGTCGATCAGATCACCAATATGGGCCGCAAGGAAATCACCGATGCGGCGGGCCAGTCGAACCGTTTTCTCGACCGGCCCGTGCGCGCGATGGACAATGACAATTCGGTCGGCGCGAACCTGGCGCAGCTTCGCCGAACGGTCGAGGATCTCGACCCCGGCAAGAAGGGCGACCTGTTCACCCGCAAGAAGATTTTCGGCATCATCCCCTTCGGCAACAAGATGCGCGACTATTTCGACAGCTACAAGTCGAGCCAGGGGCATATCCAGTCGATCTTGGGCAGCCTGCAGAGCGGCAAGGACGAGTTGCTGATGGACAATGCCGCGATCGATGTGGAGCGGCAGAATCTGTGGGCGGCGATGGGCAAGCTCGAGCAGATGATCCATGTCTCCAAGACGCTCGACGCGCGGCTCGAGGCCAAGGCTGCCGAGCTGGAGATGACCGATCCGGCCAAGGCCAAGGCGATCAAGGAAACCGCGCTGTTCTATGTCCGCCAGCGCACGCAGGACCTGCTGACCCAGATGGCGGTCACGGTGCAGGGCTATCTCGCGCTCGATCTCGTCAAGAAGAACAATGTCGAGCTGGTCAAGGGTGTCGACCGCGCCAGCACCACCACCGTGGCAGCGCTGCGCACCGCCGTGACCGTGGCGCAGGCTTTGGTCGGCCAGAAGCTGGTGCTCGACCAGATCACCGCTCTGAACACCACCACCGCCAACATCATCGATTCGACCGGCACGATGCTGAAAGAGCAGACCGCCAAGATCCACGAACAGGCGGCATCGGCGACGATTCCCGTCGAGACGCTGCAGCGCGCGTTCCAGAACATCTATGACACGATGGACAATATCGACACGTTCAAGGTCAAGGCATTGGACAGCATGAAGACCACCGTCGACACGCTGAGCAAGGAAGTCGAGAAGTCCAAGGGCTATATCGCGCGCGCCGAAGGCGCATCGCAGGGCGGCAGCAGCGGCGCGTCCTCGGGCCCGTCCCTGCTCAGCTCGCTGGAGGCCTGA
- a CDS encoding Kef family K(+) transporter produces the protein MHHATPLIGTIVAGLVVAFLMGALAQRLKISPIAGYLLAGVLVGPFTPGFVADGKLANELAEIGVILLMFGVGLHFSLRDLMAVKAIAIPGALVQIATATALGMGLSWAMGWTPIAGFIFGLALSVASTVVLLRALQVRNLVETERGQIAIGWLIVEDIVMVLALVMLPPLARIATNPEGADLMSIAQPMAATLFKVAGFVMFMLVIGRRVIPHVLHWVVHTGSRELFRLAVLAIALGVAFGAAFVFEVSLALGAFFAGMILGETTLSRRAAEETLPLRDAFAVLFFVSVGMLFNPHVLVQQPLPLLATVAIIIIGKSIAAYGIARMFRKSHRTSLTIACSLAQIGEFSFILASLGTSLGVLPAEARDLILAGAIISIFVNPFLFSWVMRMQQRFSDADALSGQGPAGGHIVIIGHGRVGQHVAAALQQEPGSLVVIEDNPDKLAKAQADGLATVRGDAVDNGILEKAGIGRASALILAIPEGYEAGAIHQRARSLNPDLKVIARAHSEDEYAHLARLGVRHIVRAEQETARRMVDLLHGS, from the coding sequence ATGCATCATGCCACCCCGCTGATCGGCACCATCGTTGCCGGTCTGGTCGTCGCGTTCCTGATGGGCGCGCTGGCCCAGAGGCTCAAGATATCCCCCATTGCCGGCTATCTGCTCGCCGGAGTCCTGGTTGGCCCGTTCACCCCCGGCTTTGTCGCCGATGGCAAGCTGGCCAATGAACTTGCCGAAATCGGCGTCATCCTGCTGATGTTCGGCGTCGGCCTGCACTTTTCACTGCGCGACCTGATGGCGGTAAAGGCGATCGCCATACCCGGTGCGCTCGTCCAGATCGCGACCGCCACTGCGTTGGGCATGGGCCTGTCCTGGGCGATGGGATGGACGCCGATCGCCGGCTTCATCTTCGGCCTTGCCCTGTCGGTCGCCAGCACCGTGGTGCTGCTGCGCGCCTTGCAGGTGCGCAACCTGGTCGAGACCGAACGCGGCCAGATCGCCATCGGCTGGCTGATCGTCGAAGACATCGTGATGGTGCTGGCGCTGGTGATGCTGCCACCGCTGGCGCGCATCGCGACCAATCCGGAAGGGGCGGACCTGATGTCCATCGCCCAGCCGATGGCCGCCACGCTGTTCAAGGTCGCAGGGTTCGTCATGTTCATGCTGGTCATCGGCCGCCGCGTGATCCCGCATGTGCTGCACTGGGTGGTGCATACCGGATCGCGCGAGCTGTTCCGCCTCGCGGTGCTTGCCATCGCGCTGGGGGTCGCCTTTGGCGCGGCCTTCGTGTTCGAGGTGAGCCTTGCCCTGGGCGCATTCTTTGCCGGGATGATCCTGGGCGAAACCACGCTCAGCCGCCGCGCGGCGGAAGAGACGCTGCCGCTGCGCGATGCGTTTGCGGTGCTGTTCTTCGTTTCGGTCGGCATGCTGTTCAACCCCCATGTGCTGGTCCAGCAGCCGCTGCCGCTGCTGGCGACGGTGGCGATCATCATCATCGGCAAGTCGATCGCGGCCTATGGCATCGCGCGGATGTTCCGCAAATCGCACCGCACCAGCCTGACCATCGCGTGCAGCCTGGCGCAGATCGGCGAATTCTCGTTCATCCTGGCAAGCCTGGGCACCAGCCTGGGGGTCCTGCCCGCAGAGGCGCGCGACCTGATCCTGGCGGGCGCGATCATCTCCATCTTCGTCAACCCCTTCCTGTTCAGCTGGGTGATGCGGATGCAGCAGCGCTTTTCCGATGCCGATGCGCTATCCGGCCAGGGCCCGGCGGGCGGCCATATCGTCATCATCGGCCATGGCCGGGTGGGCCAGCATGTCGCCGCCGCGCTGCAGCAGGAGCCAGGCAGCCTGGTGGTGATCGAGGACAATCCCGACAAGCTTGCCAAGGCGCAGGCCGATGGGCTTGCCACCGTGCGCGGCGATGCCGTGGACAATGGCATCCTGGAAAAGGCCGGGATCGGCCGCGCCAGCGCACTGATCCTCGCCATTCCCGAAGGCTATGAGGCCGGCGCGATCCACCAACGCGCCCGATCGCTGAACCCCGATCTCAAGGTCATCGCCCGCGCCCATTCCGAGGATGAATATGCGCATCTCGCCCGTCTGGGCGTGCGCCACATCGTCCGCGCCGAACAGGAAACCGCACGCCGCATGGTCGACCTGCTCCACGGCAGCTGA
- the cyoD gene encoding cytochrome o ubiquinol oxidase subunit IV, which yields MSANTHAEQVEHDSHGIEIPHASFRDYATGFVLSVVLTAIPFALVMTGALSPAVTAVTIMGFAVVQIVVHMVYFLHMSPKAEGGWSITSLVFTIIVVGIMLSGSLWVMSHLNSNMMPQAHEEMSQIP from the coding sequence ATGAGCGCCAACACGCACGCCGAACAGGTCGAGCACGACAGCCACGGCATCGAGATCCCGCACGCCAGCTTCCGCGATTATGCCACCGGCTTCGTGCTATCGGTTGTCCTCACCGCCATTCCCTTCGCGCTGGTGATGACAGGCGCGCTGTCGCCTGCCGTCACGGCGGTGACGATCATGGGCTTTGCCGTGGTGCAGATCGTCGTCCACATGGTCTATTTCCTGCACATGAGCCCCAAGGCCGAAGGCGGCTGGTCGATCACCTCGCTGGTGTTCACGATCATCGTCGTCGGCATCATGCTGTCGGGCTCGCTCTGGGTGATGAGCCATCTCAACAGCAACATGATGCCGCAGGCGCATGAAGAGATGAGCCAGATCCCGTGA
- the mtgA gene encoding monofunctional biosynthetic peptidoglycan transglycosylase, with protein sequence MAARKRGILARLIAWVFKLIFGFVLLSLVMVALYRFVPPPTTITMLTDSNGATRDWTPLDRIDRNMVSAAIAAEDGKFCTHNGFDTKAIEDAMRRNMQGGRIRGGSTISQQTAKNVFLWQNGGFFRKGLEAWFTVLIEAIWGKRRIMEVYLNVAETGIGTYGVEAGAERYFGKGAASLSRDQAARMAAALPLPKKRSVKNPSGFVRRYGNNIARRIRIVQRDGLDACARP encoded by the coding sequence ATGGCGGCGCGCAAACGGGGCATTCTCGCCCGCCTGATCGCTTGGGTATTCAAGCTGATCTTCGGCTTTGTCCTGCTGTCGCTGGTGATGGTGGCGCTCTATCGCTTCGTGCCGCCGCCCACGACCATCACCATGCTCACCGACAGCAATGGCGCGACGCGCGACTGGACCCCGCTCGACCGGATCGACCGCAACATGGTCTCTGCCGCGATCGCTGCCGAGGACGGCAAGTTCTGCACGCATAACGGCTTTGATACCAAGGCAATCGAGGATGCGATGCGGCGCAACATGCAGGGCGGGCGCATCCGGGGCGGATCGACGATCAGCCAGCAGACGGCCAAGAACGTGTTCCTCTGGCAGAATGGCGGCTTTTTCCGCAAGGGTCTGGAGGCCTGGTTCACCGTGCTGATCGAGGCGATCTGGGGCAAGCGCCGGATCATGGAGGTGTATCTCAACGTCGCCGAAACCGGCATCGGCACCTATGGCGTCGAAGCGGGGGCTGAACGCTATTTCGGCAAGGGTGCCGCGTCGCTCAGCCGCGATCAGGCCGCGCGCATGGCCGCTGCGCTGCCGCTGCCCAAGAAGCGATCGGTCAAGAACCCCAGCGGCTTCGTGCGCCGCTATGGCAACAACATCGCGCGCCGCATCCGCATCGTCCAGCGCGACGGCCTGGATGCTTGCGCGCGGCCTTGA